A genomic window from Maylandia zebra isolate NMK-2024a linkage group LG20, Mzebra_GT3a, whole genome shotgun sequence includes:
- the mrgbp gene encoding MRG/MORF4L-binding protein, protein MGEADVTLNQTDEKPPDSALAPGEDSVVWSHEVEVCLFHAMIGHKPVGVNRHFHMICIRDKFSQNIGRQVSSSVIWDHLGTMYDMQALHESEILPFPNNEKSFSLPDDIIQEVKEGKLGSEEESKEEFRMEREPPATHEEGSNSSVKMSERTSSIRDKERERDKEKGGSDGGLSSAATGGGGGSGSGGKEAEKRKRSRAAEKLLSSSNPASPGGAKRRRT, encoded by the exons ATGGGAGAAGCTGATGTGACGCTGAACCAGACCGACGAGAAGCCGCCGGATTCGGCGTTGGCTCCCGGAGAGGACTCGGTGGTGTGGAGCCACGAGGTGGAGGTGTGCCTGTTCCACGCGATGATCGGACATAAACCAGTCG GCGTGAACCGTCACTTCCACATGATCTGCATCAGAGACAAGTTCAGTCAGAACATTGGACGGCAGGTCTCCTCCTCCGTCATCTGGGACCACCTGGGAACGATGTACGACATGCAGGCGCTG CACGAGTCGGAGATCCTGCCGTTCCCAAACAACGAGAAGAGCTTCTCCCTGCCCGATGACATCATCCAGGAGGTGAAGGAAG GGAAGCTGGGCTCAGAGGAGGAGTCCAAAGAGGAGTTCAGGATGGAGAGAGAACCTCCAGCTACACATGAAGAAG GGAGTAACTCCTCTGTGAAGATGTCGGAGCGAACAAGCAGCATTCGGGAtaaggagagagagcgagacaaGGAGAAGGGAGGAAGTGACGGAGGATTGTCGTCAGCGGCGacgggaggaggcggcggaaGCGGTAGTGGAGGGAAGGAggcagagaagaggaagaggagtcgAGCGGCCGAGAAGCTCCTGTCGTCTTCCAACCCGGCGAGTCCGGGAGGAGCCAAGAGGAGGCGCACCTGA